One window of the Granulicella arctica genome contains the following:
- a CDS encoding LacI family DNA-binding transcriptional regulator, with the protein MPSKSPELEKVPTRGGLSLKELAAHVGLSQATVSRVINQSATTHRIAAGTQKRVLEAAATLNYQPNVFARGLRNKRSFTVGVIVPEISEGYATAVLGGIEDVLLLAGFFYFVVSHRHRAELLREYPRLLVSRAVEGIIAVDSALEEEIPVPVVAVSNHTRRRSIVNIELDHLLAARYALDHLQRLGHRQIAFIKGQTFSSDTRLRWKAIQQVAADLGITIDPRLTVQLSGTGLGAEPGRAATVELLERGVAFTAIFAFNDLSAIGAITALHEAGIHVPAQISVVGFDDIPGAATNNPALTTVRQPLHEMGRTAATTLLQLIQGEDSDKPRAPIRILPTFVERQSTGPIPKAKA; encoded by the coding sequence ATGCCCTCGAAGTCTCCTGAGTTAGAGAAGGTGCCCACGCGCGGCGGCCTGAGCCTGAAGGAACTCGCCGCCCACGTCGGGCTGTCGCAGGCTACGGTGTCGCGCGTCATCAACCAGTCGGCAACAACGCATCGGATTGCGGCGGGTACGCAGAAGCGTGTTCTCGAGGCAGCCGCAACGCTCAACTATCAGCCGAATGTCTTTGCGCGCGGGCTTCGGAATAAGCGAAGTTTTACCGTTGGCGTGATCGTGCCTGAGATCAGTGAAGGGTACGCGACGGCGGTGCTGGGCGGCATCGAGGACGTGCTTCTGCTGGCGGGCTTCTTCTACTTCGTCGTCAGCCATCGCCACCGGGCTGAGCTGCTACGCGAGTATCCCCGGCTGCTTGTGTCGCGGGCGGTGGAGGGCATTATTGCGGTCGATTCGGCGCTGGAGGAAGAGATTCCCGTGCCCGTCGTCGCGGTGTCGAACCACACGCGCCGACGCTCAATCGTAAATATCGAACTCGATCACCTGCTCGCCGCACGCTATGCGCTCGACCATTTGCAGAGGCTGGGACATCGGCAGATCGCGTTCATCAAGGGACAGACCTTCAGTTCGGATACGCGGCTGCGGTGGAAGGCGATCCAGCAGGTGGCGGCAGACCTCGGCATCACGATCGATCCCAGGTTGACGGTTCAACTGAGCGGGACTGGCCTGGGGGCGGAGCCGGGCAGGGCGGCGACGGTCGAACTGCTGGAGCGCGGTGTCGCGTTTACAGCAATCTTCGCCTTCAACGATCTCTCCGCCATCGGCGCGATTACGGCTCTGCACGAGGCAGGGATCCACGTTCCGGCGCAGATTTCGGTGGTGGGCTTCGATGACATTCCGGGTGCGGCGACGAATAATCCGGCGCTGACAACGGTGCGGCAACCGCTGCACGAGATGGGGCGCACCGCAGCGACGACACTGCTCCAACTCATCCAGGGGGAGGACAGCGACAAGCCGAGGGCGCCGATCCGGATACTGCCCACGTTTGTCGAGCGGCAGTCTACGGGACCGATACCAAAGGCCAAGGCTTAG
- a CDS encoding GH39 family glycosyl hydrolase: MKTSLYRVSSAVCRVLLLCLMVAFVGHRAEAQEHVEIDAKAATTPFPHFWEEMFGSGRAILTLRESYRDDLRAVKQVTGFRYVRFHAILHDEVGVYTEDEHGNPVYNFSYVDQIYDGLLKNGVRPVVEISFMPKKLAFNPDDLHPFWYKQNVSPPKSWEKWDGLMTHFAQHLVDRYGIDEVSQWYFEVWNEPNIDFWNGVPKQRSYFELYDHTAHDLKAVSPKIRVGGPATAAAAWVDDFLKHAAKNHVPVDFVTSHGYADDTVEDLFGTDETISMDDRVCRAIDKVRKQIDASPTPHIPLFWTEWNVQGNHESRDTTFVGPGLANTVRQCDGKVQEMSFWTFSDVFEEGGPVPQPFAGQFGLRAKGGINKPSYYDFALLHHLGDQRIASASPNVIATKTAHGLAIAAWNLVDPGESGSAHPMELEVHGVAANAKVAVQRVDDTHGNVLPRYAAMGKPLDPTAAQVEQLNHETAFGEPEHTTLHGGRLTLELGPNALVLVTIAQ; this comes from the coding sequence GTGAAAACGAGTCTGTACCGAGTTTCCTCCGCTGTGTGCCGCGTCCTGCTCCTCTGCCTGATGGTGGCGTTTGTGGGCCATCGGGCCGAAGCGCAGGAGCATGTCGAGATCGATGCGAAGGCGGCGACGACACCCTTCCCCCATTTCTGGGAGGAGATGTTCGGCTCCGGTCGAGCGATCCTGACGCTGCGTGAGAGCTACCGTGACGACCTGCGGGCAGTGAAGCAGGTGACCGGATTTCGATACGTCAGGTTCCACGCAATCCTTCACGATGAGGTGGGCGTCTACACCGAGGATGAGCATGGGAACCCCGTCTACAATTTCAGCTACGTCGACCAGATCTACGATGGGCTGCTGAAGAATGGGGTGCGGCCGGTGGTCGAGATCAGCTTCATGCCGAAGAAGCTGGCGTTCAATCCCGATGACCTGCATCCCTTCTGGTATAAGCAGAACGTCTCGCCACCTAAGAGTTGGGAGAAGTGGGATGGCCTGATGACACACTTCGCGCAGCACCTGGTTGATCGATATGGAATCGATGAGGTGAGCCAGTGGTACTTCGAGGTGTGGAATGAACCCAACATCGACTTCTGGAATGGAGTGCCCAAGCAGCGCTCCTACTTCGAACTGTATGACCATACGGCGCATGATTTGAAAGCCGTCAGTCCGAAGATCAGGGTGGGTGGACCGGCGACGGCTGCGGCGGCGTGGGTGGATGACTTCCTGAAGCATGCGGCGAAGAATCATGTGCCGGTCGACTTCGTGACGTCGCACGGCTACGCGGATGACACCGTAGAGGACCTCTTCGGCACTGATGAGACGATCTCGATGGATGACCGGGTCTGCCGGGCTATCGACAAGGTGCGTAAGCAGATCGATGCCTCGCCAACGCCGCACATTCCTCTCTTCTGGACGGAATGGAATGTGCAGGGCAATCACGAGTCGCGCGATACGACCTTTGTCGGGCCGGGGCTTGCGAACACCGTGCGGCAGTGCGACGGCAAGGTGCAGGAGATGTCTTTCTGGACCTTCTCGGATGTGTTTGAAGAGGGCGGCCCGGTGCCACAGCCCTTCGCAGGTCAGTTTGGCCTGCGTGCCAAGGGTGGAATCAACAAGCCGAGCTACTACGACTTTGCCCTGCTGCATCACCTCGGCGATCAGCGGATCGCGTCTGCGTCGCCCAATGTGATCGCGACGAAGACGGCGCACGGTTTGGCAATCGCGGCATGGAACCTGGTCGACCCGGGCGAGAGCGGCAGCGCTCACCCGATGGAACTTGAGGTTCACGGGGTTGCAGCCAACGCGAAGGTGGCGGTCCAACGGGTAGACGATACGCATGGCAATGTGTTGCCGCGCTATGCAGCCATGGGCAAGCCGCTCGATCCGACCGCTGCGCAGGTTGAGCAGTTGAATCATGAGACGGCGTTCGGCGAGCCAGAGCATACGACGCTGCACGGTGGACGGTTGACACTGGAGCTTGGCCCGAATGCGCTGGTGCTCGTGACCATCGCACAGTGA